A portion of the Granulosicoccus antarcticus IMCC3135 genome contains these proteins:
- a CDS encoding 3-hydroxyacyl-CoA dehydrogenase NAD-binding domain-containing protein, which produces MTTRFGSYDHWQIDIDVENIVWLLCDRQGEGSNSLSEAVIRELGGIVEEIESLNPVGVVVGSAKPASFILGADIREFDRFTQAADVTNMIKAGHEVFARLENLPCPTVAAIHGFALGGGLELALCCDYIVALNVPETRVGFPEVKLGIFPGLGGTTRLTERVGGLEGMQLMLTARMLRAPAARKAGVIDELVDEFSSLHWAARRAILQKRKKHTPSAAAALTNRQPARSVLAQVLRRKTAEKANPEHYPAPFRMIDMWAENRDNRRRMFEAEAEQVGQLMVSDTARNLRRVFFMTERMKSLGKGEDFKVRRVHVVGAGVMGGDIAAWCVLQGMEVTLQDRELKHIEPALKRAKALFRKRLRKKPAVSAALSRLMADVEGDGVPRADVIIEAIYEDADAKRALYASIEPRMAAHAILATNTSALPLESLTRDMAAPERLIGLHFFNPVAKMPLVEVVHGEQTAKSWIARGCAFSAQINRFPLPTKSSPGFLVNRVLAPYLMEAFTLMLEGLDKELIDASAIRFGMPMGPIELADVVGLDVCMKVAETLASGDVEAQRELLQKKLDEGHLGKKSGQGFYVWAKGRANRRKLNVDSPYGDQIAARLMKPFLAECQAASAEGIVADDELLDAGIIFGTGFAPFLGGPMHYLEQQEANA; this is translated from the coding sequence ATGACGACTAGATTTGGCTCATATGATCACTGGCAGATAGACATCGATGTCGAAAACATCGTGTGGCTATTGTGCGATCGTCAAGGCGAGGGAAGTAACTCCCTGTCCGAGGCTGTGATTCGGGAATTGGGGGGTATCGTCGAAGAAATCGAGTCATTGAACCCGGTAGGCGTTGTGGTGGGTTCCGCCAAGCCTGCAAGCTTCATACTCGGTGCTGACATCCGTGAGTTCGATCGTTTCACGCAGGCCGCCGACGTCACCAATATGATCAAGGCTGGCCATGAGGTTTTCGCCCGCCTGGAGAACCTGCCATGCCCTACCGTGGCGGCCATTCATGGCTTTGCGCTGGGCGGAGGTCTTGAGCTGGCGTTGTGTTGTGATTACATCGTTGCGTTGAATGTGCCGGAAACGCGAGTTGGCTTTCCGGAAGTCAAGCTGGGGATCTTCCCGGGCCTGGGTGGCACCACAAGATTGACAGAGCGCGTGGGCGGGCTGGAAGGTATGCAACTGATGCTGACTGCTCGCATGTTGCGCGCACCTGCCGCTCGCAAGGCCGGGGTCATTGACGAGCTGGTGGATGAATTCAGTTCGCTGCACTGGGCGGCAAGACGGGCCATTTTGCAAAAGCGCAAAAAACACACGCCATCCGCTGCCGCCGCGCTGACCAATCGTCAGCCTGCACGCAGTGTTCTGGCGCAGGTACTGCGGCGCAAGACCGCCGAGAAGGCTAATCCTGAGCATTATCCGGCCCCTTTCCGGATGATCGATATGTGGGCAGAAAATCGTGATAATCGCCGCCGCATGTTCGAGGCGGAAGCCGAGCAGGTTGGCCAGTTGATGGTCAGCGATACGGCAAGAAATCTACGACGTGTCTTTTTCATGACAGAGCGAATGAAATCGCTTGGTAAAGGCGAGGATTTCAAGGTCCGGCGTGTGCATGTAGTGGGCGCCGGCGTCATGGGGGGCGACATCGCCGCCTGGTGTGTCTTGCAGGGCATGGAGGTCACGCTTCAGGATCGCGAGTTGAAGCATATTGAGCCTGCCTTGAAACGGGCCAAGGCTCTGTTCCGGAAACGTCTTCGCAAAAAGCCTGCTGTCAGCGCTGCCTTGTCGCGGCTGATGGCGGATGTCGAGGGTGACGGTGTGCCGCGTGCGGATGTCATCATTGAAGCCATTTATGAAGATGCCGACGCCAAACGAGCCCTGTATGCTTCGATCGAGCCACGTATGGCAGCCCATGCCATTCTGGCGACAAATACCTCAGCATTGCCGCTGGAATCACTGACCAGGGATATGGCGGCTCCAGAGCGACTGATTGGACTGCATTTTTTCAACCCGGTTGCCAAGATGCCACTGGTTGAGGTGGTGCATGGTGAACAGACGGCAAAGAGCTGGATTGCCCGAGGTTGCGCATTCAGCGCACAGATCAATCGTTTCCCCTTGCCGACCAAGAGCTCGCCGGGTTTTCTGGTGAACCGGGTACTGGCTCCTTATCTGATGGAGGCTTTCACGCTGATGCTGGAAGGTCTGGACAAGGAGCTTATTGACGCATCTGCCATTCGTTTTGGCATGCCTATGGGACCCATTGAGCTGGCCGATGTGGTCGGTCTGGATGTGTGCATGAAAGTGGCAGAGACTCTGGCAAGCGGCGATGTGGAGGCGCAGCGAGAGCTGTTGCAGAAAAAACTTGATGAAGGGCATCTGGGCAAGAAGTCAGGGCAGGGGTTCTACGTCTGGGCCAAGGGGCGGGCTAACCGGCGTAAGCTCAATGTCGATAGTCCTTACGGCGATCAGATAGCTGCTCGTCTGATGAAGCCATTTCTGGCCGAGTGCCAGGCAGCCTCTGCCGAAGGCATCGTTGCAGACGATGAGCTTCTGGACGCTGGAATTATATTCGGAACCGGTTTTGCGCCTTTTCTTGGCGGACCGATGCATTATCTGGAACAACAGGAGGCAAATGCCTGA